The proteins below are encoded in one region of Triticum aestivum cultivar Chinese Spring chromosome 1B, IWGSC CS RefSeq v2.1, whole genome shotgun sequence:
- the LOC123096848 gene encoding nuclear transcription factor Y subunit C-3-like has product MRISRPYSGVSRSGATARTGPHALPLARIKKIMKRSAGDGSGGDGAGARMISGEAPVVFSRACELFVAELTQAAWAATLEGRRRTVHAEDVAAAVRDTDLFDFLVDVVKPRLGDDGVDAADGEGRVAPGAGVHGGALD; this is encoded by the coding sequence ATGAGGATTTCGAGGCCGTACTCGGGGGTGTCCAGAagcggggcgacggcgaggacGGGGCCGCACGCGCTGCCGCTGGCGCGGATCAAGAAGATCATGAAGCGGTCCGCGggggacggcagcggcggcgacggcgccggggCGAGGATGATCTCGGGCGAGGCGCCCGTGGTGTTCTCCAGGGCGTGCGAGCTGTTCGTCGCCGAGCTGACGCAGGCCGCCTGGGCCGCCACGCTCGAGGGCCGGCGCCGGACCGTGCACGCCGaggacgtcgccgccgccgtcagggACACCGACCTCTtcgacttcctcgtcgacgtcgTCAAGCCCAGGCTAGGTGACGATGGCGTCGATGCCGCGGACGGCGAAGGCCGGGTCGCGCCGGGCGCCGGTGTCCACGGGGGCGCGCTCGACTAG
- the LOC123141776 gene encoding pre-mRNA cleavage factor Im 25 kDa subunit 2 — MVGTPSSPVVNVYPLANYTFGTKEAKMEKDTSVADRLARMKVNYMKEGMRTSVEAILLVQEHNHPHILLLQIGNTFCKLPGGRLKPGESEIEGLKRKLCSKLAVNSPSFPPNWQVGECVAEWWRPNFETVMYPYCPPHITKPKECKKLFIVHLTEREYFAVPRNLKLLAVPLFELYDNVQRYGPVISTIPQQLSRFQFNMVSS; from the exons ATGGTGGGCACTCCGTCCTCGCCGGTGGTGAACGTGTACCCGCTCGCCAACTACACGTTCGGCACCAAGGAGGCCAAGATGGAGAAGGACACCTCCGTCGCCGACCGCCTCGCTCGCATGAAGGTCAA CTACATGAAAGAAGGAATGCGAACAAGTGTTGAAGCAATCCTATTG GTGCAAGAGCACAACCACCCCCACATACTGTTGTTGCAAATTGGAAACACATTTTGCAAACTTCCCGGTGGACGGTTGAAGCCTGGAGAAAGTG AAATTGAGGGCCTGAAAAGGAAGCTGTGCAGCAAGCTTGCAGTTAACTCACCTTCCTTTCCACCTAACTGGCAG GTTGGTGAGTGTGTTGCTGAATGGTGGAGGCCAAACTTTGAAACCGTGATGTATCCTTACTGCCCTCCACATATAACAAAGCCCAAG GAGTGCAAGAAGCTTTTCATTGTTCACCTAACTGAAAGGGAGTATTTCGCTGTTCCAAGGAACTTGAAGCTACTTGCTGTTCCACTGTTTGAACTATATGACAATGTTCAG CGGTACGGACCAGTGATTTCCACCATCCCGCAGCAGCTGTCCAGGTTCCAGTTCAACATGGTGAGCTCGTAA